The following coding sequences lie in one Pectobacterium sp. A5351 genomic window:
- the rbsR gene encoding ribose operon transcriptional repressor RbsR: MATMKDVARLAGVSTSTVSHVINNNRFVSDAIREKVMKAVEDLNYAPSALARSLKINQTRTIGMLLTASNNPFYAEVVRGVERCCYERGYSLILCNTEGDRDRMSHSLETLLQKRVDGVLLMCTESHRPLPEMMSRYPSIPMVMMDWAPFEGVIDVIKDNSLLGGEIATNYLISRGYKKIACIAGPKDKTTAYNRLEGYRQAMQLAGLPVPADYEIFGDFEFETGYRAMQQLLALEDKPEAVFTSNDAMAVGVYHALYQAGLSIPQDMAVVGYDDIELARYMSPPLTTVHQPKDELGELAVDTLLYRLEHPNTEPNVLVLTPELMVRQSVR; the protein is encoded by the coding sequence TTGGCCACCATGAAAGATGTCGCCCGTCTTGCGGGCGTTTCTACTTCTACCGTATCTCACGTCATTAATAACAATCGCTTTGTCAGTGATGCCATTCGCGAAAAAGTGATGAAGGCCGTTGAGGATCTCAACTATGCGCCGTCGGCGCTGGCCAGAAGTCTGAAGATAAACCAGACCCGCACCATCGGCATGTTGCTCACAGCCAGTAATAACCCGTTTTATGCTGAAGTGGTACGTGGTGTTGAGCGTTGTTGCTATGAGCGTGGCTATAGCCTGATTCTGTGCAACACCGAAGGCGATCGCGACAGAATGAGCCATAGTCTTGAAACGCTGCTGCAAAAGCGGGTCGATGGCGTATTGCTGATGTGCACCGAAAGCCATCGCCCTTTGCCCGAAATGATGAGCCGTTATCCTTCTATTCCTATGGTCATGATGGATTGGGCACCCTTTGAAGGCGTCATAGATGTCATTAAAGATAATTCTCTGCTCGGTGGCGAGATCGCAACGAATTACCTCATCTCGCGCGGTTATAAAAAGATAGCCTGCATTGCGGGGCCGAAAGATAAAACGACAGCCTATAACCGACTAGAAGGTTATCGGCAGGCGATGCAGCTCGCTGGTCTACCCGTTCCCGCTGATTATGAAATTTTCGGCGATTTTGAATTTGAAACGGGTTATCGCGCTATGCAGCAGTTATTAGCGCTGGAAGATAAGCCAGAAGCCGTGTTCACCAGTAATGATGCGATGGCTGTTGGTGTGTACCATGCGCTTTATCAGGCAGGGCTTTCGATTCCTCAAGACATGGCGGTTGTGGGTTACGATGATATTGAACTGGCTCGCTATATGTCCCCACCTCTTACAACGGTTCATCAACCCAAAGATGAACTTGGCGAACTGGCGGTTGATACACTCTTGTATCGTCTGGAGCATCCCAATACCGAACCGAATGTATTGGTGCTGACGCCGGAATTAATGGTGCGTCAGTCTGTACGGTGA
- the rbsK gene encoding ribokinase, with translation MKTGKLVVLGSINADHILNLEQFPRPGETVIGEQYSVAFGGKGANQAVAAGRSGADIAFIACVGDDDIGARICQQLSKDNIDVSSVEAISGETTGVALIFVNADAENMIAINAGANAAVTPDYLRRHQQHIIDASALLMQLESPLETVIAAAKLAHEHQTKVILNPAPARELPDELLSLVDMITPNETEAQFLTGMTVETEEDAARAAQVLHDKGIETVLITLGSRGVWLSENGQGQRIPGYRVKAVDTIAAGDTFNGALVTALLENKPMSSAVKFAHAAAAIAVTRRGAQPSVPWREEIDAFLQTQG, from the coding sequence ATGAAAACGGGTAAGCTGGTGGTGCTGGGCAGTATTAATGCTGACCATATTCTCAATCTTGAGCAATTTCCCCGCCCGGGTGAAACGGTGATCGGTGAGCAATATAGCGTTGCTTTCGGTGGGAAAGGTGCCAATCAGGCCGTTGCCGCTGGCCGAAGCGGTGCAGATATCGCCTTTATTGCCTGCGTCGGAGACGATGATATTGGTGCCCGTATTTGCCAGCAGCTATCCAAAGACAATATTGATGTTTCCTCCGTTGAGGCTATCTCCGGGGAAACAACTGGCGTTGCGCTGATTTTTGTTAACGCCGACGCTGAGAACATGATCGCGATTAACGCCGGCGCGAATGCGGCCGTGACGCCTGATTATCTCCGTCGTCATCAGCAGCACATCATTGATGCCTCGGCGTTGCTTATGCAGCTTGAGTCGCCTCTGGAAACGGTCATCGCGGCAGCCAAACTGGCGCATGAACACCAGACGAAAGTGATTCTTAACCCCGCTCCTGCGCGTGAATTGCCTGATGAGTTATTGTCGCTGGTCGATATGATCACGCCGAATGAAACCGAAGCGCAGTTCCTGACGGGAATGACTGTTGAGACGGAAGAAGATGCGGCTCGCGCAGCACAGGTTCTGCACGATAAAGGCATTGAAACGGTTCTCATCACATTGGGTAGTCGTGGTGTATGGCTAAGTGAAAATGGTCAGGGGCAGCGTATTCCGGGGTATCGTGTAAAAGCCGTGGATACTATCGCCGCAGGGGATACGTTCAATGGCGCGCTCGTTACCGCGTTGCTGGAAAATAAACCGATGTCCTCCGCAGTAAAATTTGCCCATGCGGCAGCGGCGATAGCGGTGACTCGCCGAGGTGCTCAGCCCTCTGTCCCATGGCGTGAAGAGATCGACGCATTTTTGCAAACCCAGGGGTGA
- the rbsB gene encoding ribose ABC transporter substrate-binding protein RbsB translates to MNMKKLATLVSAVALSATVSANALAKDTVALVVSTLNNPFFVSMKEGAQKEADKLGYELIVLDSQNNPAKELANVQDLTVRGTKVLLINPTDSDAVGNAIKMANQAKIPVITLDRVASSGEVVSHVASDNAFGGKVAGDFIAKKLGEGAKVIQLEGIAGTSAARERGAGFMKSAEKNKFAMLASQPADFDRTKGLNVMQNLLTAHPDVQAVFAQNDEMALGALRALQTAGKTDILVVGFDGTQDGVKAVESGKLAATVAQRPDQIGVIGIETAAKVLKGEKTQAIIPVDLKLVAK, encoded by the coding sequence ATGAATATGAAAAAGCTGGCTACTCTGGTTTCCGCTGTTGCGCTGAGCGCGACTGTCAGTGCTAATGCCTTGGCCAAAGATACGGTTGCTCTGGTGGTTTCTACGCTGAATAACCCGTTCTTTGTTTCAATGAAAGAGGGTGCGCAGAAAGAAGCTGACAAACTGGGTTACGAGCTGATTGTGCTGGATTCCCAGAATAACCCCGCAAAAGAACTGGCTAACGTTCAGGACTTGACGGTGCGTGGAACCAAAGTTCTGCTGATCAACCCGACCGATTCTGATGCGGTCGGTAATGCGATCAAAATGGCCAATCAGGCCAAGATCCCTGTTATTACACTGGACCGCGTTGCCAGCAGTGGTGAAGTTGTAAGCCACGTCGCTTCTGATAACGCCTTCGGTGGTAAAGTTGCTGGTGACTTCATTGCCAAGAAACTGGGTGAAGGCGCTAAAGTGATTCAGTTGGAAGGGATCGCCGGAACGTCTGCCGCGCGCGAGCGTGGTGCAGGCTTCATGAAATCTGCTGAGAAAAATAAATTCGCGATGCTGGCCAGCCAACCGGCCGACTTCGATCGTACTAAAGGGCTGAACGTGATGCAGAACCTGCTGACCGCGCACCCTGACGTTCAGGCGGTATTTGCTCAGAACGATGAAATGGCATTGGGCGCACTGCGTGCGCTGCAAACCGCAGGTAAGACTGATATTCTGGTCGTCGGTTTTGACGGTACGCAGGATGGCGTGAAGGCCGTTGAGTCAGGCAAGCTGGCTGCGACTGTTGCTCAGCGTCCCGATCAGATCGGTGTGATCGGCATCGAGACGGCGGCGAAAGTGCTGAAAGGCGAAAAAACGCAGGCCATCATTCCGGTTGACCTGAAGCTGGTAGCAAAATAA